The Larus michahellis chromosome 2, bLarMic1.1, whole genome shotgun sequence genome window below encodes:
- the NOM1 gene encoding nucleolar MIF4G domain-containing protein 1, with the protein MAAPKGGVARGKMKRPAAARARRGGKLARLWHSVQEFVQAAGDQPPLLPLKDAERQNRRSRRDARKEKRRLKRSRRRRLQRGEPVEAPAAPAKPALAKPAPAKAAPAKAAPAKPTPAKPTPAARLRAPASPAATGKQRPGPASPTRLAPPAAVTVSARKRALLEANEEEEKEIRRLERRLGLGKRRKKKQEGTAFEKVPQSFLRDGLGYVLGALGSRAGLSQLCESSDEEEAPGPREKGRPAPAEDPPGLREDEEEEDPEDASDSSDGDDVEGQWESDSSSPEDGGGSEASEPPGEDEEEEEEEESHNHSATKYVPPQVRKSQEILDDKKREELGRLKKMVNGLINRLSEPNLPSISGQMEDLYMANSRKDMNETLTDILMNACVTAVAMPSRLMMEHVLLVSILHHNVGVEVGAHFLEAVVKKFDEICKSDAEGKECENLLALIAHLYNFHVVHSLLIFDILKQLVSAFTEKEIELILFLLKNVGFSLRKDDALALKELITEAQRKANTAEKKFQDQTRVRFMLETMLALRNNDMRKIPGYDPEPVERLRKLQRTLVRSSGKETQLRVSLESLLSADQVGRWWIVGSSWSGAPMIDDTNKKTQQKLHIGKVSSKIMELARKQRMNTDIRRSIFCVLMTSEDFLDAFEKLLGLGLKDKQEREIVHVILYCCLQEKTYNPFYAFLAGKFCECDRRFQVTFQFSIWDKIKDLENLSAAAVSNLVSLLAHLLRTKSLPLSVLKVIEFSELDKPKVRFLRQVLSMLLIKTDPEELCDIFVRVSDNPKLGMLRESLKLFLTHFLLKNAQAQKNPEEVSLLKERVELANKALQAKEPKLKL; encoded by the exons atggcggcgcccaaGGGCGGCGTGGCCAGGGGAAAGATGAAGCGGCCAGCGGCCGCCCGCGCTCGCCGCGGCGGGAAGCTGGCCAGGCTGTGGCACTCGGTGCAGGAGTTCGTGCAGGCAGCTGGCGACCAGCCGCCGTTGCTCCCGCTGAAAGACGCGGAGAGGCAGAACCGCAGGAGCCGCCGGGACGCAAGGAAAGAGAAGCGCAGGCTTaagcggagccgccgccgccgcctccaaCGCGGCGAGCCGGTGgaggctcccgccgccccggccaaGCCGGCTCTGGCCAAGCCGGCCCCTGCTAAGGCGGCCCCTGCTAAGGCGGCTCCGGCCAAGCCGACTCCGGCCAAGCCGACTCCTGCCGCGCGGCTCAGAGCCCCGGCCTCGCCCGCCGCCACCGGGAAGCAGCGGCCGGGGCCGGCCTCGCCAACCCGTttggctccccccgccgccgtaACCGTCTCGGCGCGGAAGCGGGCCCTACTGGAGGCcaacgaggaggaggagaaggagatcCGGCGCCTGGAGCGGCGGCTGGGGCTGGGCAAGCGCCGCAAGAAGAAGCAGGAGGGGACCGCGTTCGAGAAGGTGCCTCAGAGCTTCCTGCGGGACGGGCTGGGCTATGTGCTGGGCGCCCTGGGCTCCCGGGCCGGCCTCAGCCAGCTCTGCGAGAGCAGCGACGAGGAGGAGGCCCCGGGGCCGCGGGAAAAGGGCCGGCCCGCGCCGGCCGAGGACCCGCCGGGGCTGagggaggacgaggaggaggaggatccagAAGACGCTTCAGACTCCTCCGACGGGGATGATGTGGAGGGACAGTGGGAGAGTGACAGCTCGTCCCCCGAGGACGGCGGGGGGTCAGAGGCCAGCGAGCCCCCAGGCGAAgacgaggaggaagaagaggaggaggag AGTCATAATCACAGTGCTACGAAGTATGTTCCCCCTCAAGTAAGGAAATCTCAGGAGATACTAGAtgacaagaaaagagaagaattgGGAAGACTGAAGAAAATGGTGAATGGCCTCATTAATAG GTTGAGCGAACCGAATTTGCCCTCCATTAGTGGACAGATGGAAGACCTCTACATGGCCAACAGCAGAAAGGACATGAATGAAACTCTGACAGATATTCTCATGAATGCTTGTGTGACTGCAGTTGCCATGCCTTCAAGATTGATGATGGAGCATGTCCTTTTGGTCAGCATTCTTCATCATAATGTAGGAGTGGAG GTTGGTGCTCACTTTTTGGAAGCCGTGGTGAAGAAATTTGATGAAATCTGTAAAAGTGACGCTGAAGGGAAAGAATGTGAAAATCTGCTTGCCTTGATTGCTCATCTGTATAACTTCCATGTGGTTCATTCCCTGCTGATCTTTGATATTCTGAAACAGCTTGTTAGCGCTTTCACTGAAAAAGAGATTGAgttgattttgtttcttctgaaaaacGTGGgcttttccttaagaaaagatGATGCGTTGGCTTTGAAGGAGCTGATTACTGAAGCCCAGAGGAAAGCaaacacagcagagaagaaattCCAGGATCAGACTAGg GTTCGCTTTATGCTGGAGACTATGTTGGCACTGAGGAATAATGACATGCGTAAGATTCCTGGATATGATCCTGAACCAGTTGAAAGACTCCGCAAATTGCAAAGAACACTG GTTCGCAGCAGCGGAAAAGAAACTCAACTCCGTGTCTCCCTGGAATCTCTCCTCAGTGCTGATCAGGTTGGTCGCTGGTGGATCGTAGGGTCATCCTGGAGTGGAGCACCAATGATCGATGATACAAacaagaagactcagcaaaaaCTGCATATAGGAAAG gtgagTTCAAAGATAATGGAGCTTGCTCGTAAGCAGAGAATGAACACTGATATCAGGAGAAGTATTTTCTGTGTCTTGATGACAAGTGAAGACTTTCTGGATGCTTTTGAAAAGCTTCTCGG GCTTGGACTGAAAGATAAGCAGGAGAGAGAAATTGTTCATGTTATCCTTTACTGCTGCCTACAGGAGAAGACATATAACCCCTTCTATGCATTTTTGGCTGGCAAGTTTTGTGAATGTGACAGACGATTTCAG GTGACATTTCAGTTTAGTATTTGGGACAAAATCAAAGACTTAGAAAACctgtcagctgctgctgtctcCAACTTGGTTTCACTGTTGGCTCACTTATTAAGGACAAAATCGTTGCCACTTTCAGTTCTCAAG GTAATCGAATTTAGCGAACTAGATAAACCCAAAGTCCGCTTCTTGCGACAAGTATTAAGCATGCTGTTAATCAAAACAGATCCTGAAGAACTTTGTGACATTTTTGTGAG GGTATCTGACAACCCCAAACTGGGAATGCTACGGGAAAGCTTGAAACTCTTCCTTACTCACTTCTTACTGAAAAATGCACAAGctcaaaaaaatcctgaagaagtTAGCTTATTAAAAGAAAGAGTTGAACTAGCAAACAAGGCTTTGCAAGCAAAAGAACCCAAATTGAAGCTATAG